The Limnochorda sp. LNt genome includes a region encoding these proteins:
- the serA gene encoding phosphoglycerate dehydrogenase, producing MRVLVADPLDEAGLERLRQGGVELDVRTGLPRATLLSRIGEYEAVIVRSETRIDAEVVEAGRRLAVIGRAGVGVDNIDVEAATRRGIVVVNAPEANTISAAEHTLAMMLAVARRIPWAHHALAQERRWERRRFVGVQLAGKTLGLVGLGRIGSEVARRARAFGMHVLAYDPYVVPERAAETGVELVELEDLLGRSDFISIHCPLTARTRHLIDAERLRRVRPGAYLVNCARGGIVDEAALAEALREGRLAGAALDVFAEEPPGDNPLLGLPNVVVTPHLGASTQEAQSAAALAVAEEVLRVLAGDVPRHAVNVPAISPDRWAWARPYLDLGRRLGRVFTELFGLPPAGRIEIVYRRELAHAPESEALTAATLWGILSPITPEGVSMANARLLACQRGIEVVESHSRPSGDRPGQEAGPAMLVQAQLGGQGQTVSVGGDLGPERRPRLLTIDGYRVHIEEPGHLLVSEHMDRPGIIGTVGTLLGRHRINIAYMQLGRDRPGGQAVMVLGVDGPVPEDVLRQLRQIPDLWNMRAAEW from the coding sequence GTGAGAGTGCTGGTGGCCGATCCGCTCGACGAGGCGGGGCTGGAGCGGCTGCGCCAGGGCGGCGTCGAGCTCGACGTGCGCACGGGGCTGCCGCGTGCGACGCTGCTGTCCCGCATCGGCGAGTACGAGGCCGTCATCGTCCGCAGCGAGACCCGCATCGACGCCGAGGTGGTGGAGGCGGGCCGGCGCCTGGCCGTCATCGGTCGGGCGGGCGTCGGGGTCGACAACATCGACGTGGAGGCGGCGACCCGGCGCGGCATCGTGGTGGTCAACGCCCCCGAGGCCAATACCATCAGTGCCGCCGAGCACACGCTGGCCATGATGCTGGCGGTGGCGCGCCGCATCCCGTGGGCCCACCACGCGCTGGCTCAGGAGCGGCGGTGGGAGCGGCGGCGATTCGTGGGGGTGCAGCTGGCCGGCAAGACGCTGGGGCTGGTCGGATTGGGACGCATCGGCTCCGAGGTGGCGCGGCGGGCGCGTGCCTTCGGCATGCACGTGCTGGCGTACGACCCCTACGTGGTGCCGGAGCGGGCGGCCGAGACGGGCGTCGAGCTGGTCGAACTGGAGGACCTGTTGGGCCGCTCGGACTTCATCAGCATCCACTGCCCGTTGACGGCGCGCACCCGCCACCTGATCGACGCCGAGCGCCTGCGCCGGGTGCGGCCGGGAGCCTACCTCGTCAACTGCGCGCGGGGCGGCATCGTCGACGAGGCGGCGCTGGCCGAGGCTTTGCGCGAGGGCCGGCTGGCCGGGGCCGCTCTGGACGTCTTCGCCGAGGAGCCGCCCGGCGACAACCCCCTGCTGGGCCTGCCCAACGTGGTGGTGACGCCTCACCTGGGAGCCAGCACCCAGGAGGCCCAGAGCGCGGCGGCGCTGGCGGTGGCCGAGGAGGTGCTGCGGGTGCTGGCCGGTGACGTGCCCCGCCATGCGGTCAACGTGCCGGCCATCTCCCCGGACCGCTGGGCGTGGGCGCGGCCCTACCTGGACCTGGGGCGGCGGCTGGGCCGGGTCTTCACCGAGCTGTTTGGGCTGCCGCCGGCCGGACGCATCGAGATCGTCTACCGCCGGGAGTTGGCCCACGCGCCCGAGAGCGAGGCGCTGACGGCGGCGACCCTCTGGGGGATCCTGAGCCCCATCACGCCCGAGGGCGTCTCCATGGCCAACGCCCGGCTCCTGGCCTGCCAACGCGGCATCGAGGTGGTGGAGTCCCACAGCCGCCCCTCCGGAGACCGGCCGGGTCAGGAGGCGGGCCCGGCCATGCTGGTGCAGGCCCAGCTGGGGGGCCAGGGGCAGACGGTGAGCGTCGGCGGGGATCTGGGCCCGGAGCGGCGGCCGCGCCTGTTGACCATCGACGGCTACCGCGTGCACATCGAGGAGCCCGGCCACCTGCTGGTCTCCGAGCACATGGACCGCCCCGGCATCATCGGAACGGTGGGGACGCTGCTGGGGCGCCACCGGATCAACATCGCCTACATGCAGCTGGGCCGGGATCGGCCCGGTGGCCAGGCAGTCATGGTGCTGGGCGTCGACGGCCCGGTGCCCGAGGACGTGCTGCGCCAGCTCCGGCAGATCCCGGACCTGTGGAACATGCGGGCCGCCGAGTGGTGA